In Lolium rigidum isolate FL_2022 chromosome 7, APGP_CSIRO_Lrig_0.1, whole genome shotgun sequence, the DNA window GATGGAGGGAGAAATAGGCAGCGCCACATTTCGCCGAGCAGGTTGTGGGGGACTGGGAGGGCGTCCTGCGGCAAGCGTTTCGTGGGATTTCTTTTCATGATTCCTGGAGACCCGCTCGCTAGGATGTTGAGGTTGATGTTTGGATTGGACGGCACATGCGAAAAATACTCGCCAATCTTCGGTGACTTGTTCTTGGCCAACATGGACGTCACCTGTGTGTGGCCTGGAGGGCACGGGGGGTTATACGCTGAGGAGCCACAGCTCGTAGCTAGGTCGTTGGCCATCACCTAACCCTTGGCAAGAAGCGTTGCTTGCACGACCATAGCCTCGGCGTTAGTGCGGGGCTGAACTTGGACAGCGTAAGCCAATACTTAACCTTTTTGGATCACGACGGAGGAGAGGGTAAGCTTGCTCTTCATGTTGTCCCTACAGTAGCTCGCTTCCTCGACTCTGCCGTCCTCTCCTCCGTCGTGAGTTCCTTCTTTGCCTTCACTAAACCAGGAGCGGCGGCCTTTTTTGGCGACTGCGGCCACGAATGGTGGCACCGGCGACAATCTCATTATCTATGGCCATGGCCGTTGGATCTGTGGCCTCGGCAACGGGCGTGGCATCCGATATGGTATCGGGCAAGATGGTGGAGCTAGGTCACGAGTTCGGATGGCAGCGGGAAGATTGTGGAGATGGAGAAGTGTTGCTAGGTAGCGGGCCGGGGCAGACAAGTACCCGCGTCTCGCAGACGTGCGGCATGGGTTTGCTCCAAAACAGACTTACGGTCCATTTGCAGTTAGCCGTTGGGCCACTTCTTTAGGCCGCACGGATACATCTATCTGTTTACGGTGTCCCTTAAAAATGGCCTTACTTTAACATTATCGACTATTGAAATATTGGGTTCATATGAGTGGACCATATTAGATTTTAGATTTTCTTATAAATCTCAAATCTCACGTATGTGTGGCAGCTCATATGAGTTTGattccaagttggtggcagctcacaagggagtggcaagaggtgggaagtttagtcccaaatGAAAAGTTAGCAGGAAGTTAGACCACGTTATAAGgtaggttgttccaccactagtaagtaagTGAGAAGAGAAGTGGTAcatgcgcgctcctcctcctcgctcgctcgtctcgtcacgACACGTCGTGTCGAGCCGCGCCGCACTCGTGTTGAGTAGattgagccgagactttcctttctttttgcagttcaggaaaaTGAATAGAGTCCTAGATGGACGCGTcgtagttagtcggttcgggtcgctcccgaatcgtgggctatctgtaaccgactcgaaacgtgcgaCGTGGAAGTGACCCACGTTACCTAGTGTTTCATGagtctatataatctcttgcccggctaccgcagtaaCACATCTGATACATGAGTTAGGGTTTTGTCACCTctttctgcttgcgccgccatcgtagcctactccatcctgcCCACCGGCGTGCACCGGCAaatgggagagcaggtctccagaACCACTCGCCTTTACAATCATGTACAGGACAGGGCGAAATAAGTTTTTGGGAAGCACTATCGCGACTACTCAACCTCTTCATCccgggtcgtcttccgtccaagtcggtggtgctgcctaccgtcgtgttcaacgccgtctacttagacccgtcgtcaacaacatTACTGCCTCAACGAcgactgctacacctccaccaccacctccactagagcggtacgtgcgacatatctcgatctgtttagcgatcgaTGGTGTACCATTTATcctgctactattcatgttgattaatgcatctaataTGTTCTACTTTCATATGTTAGTAGTTGATgttgtcatgcttaatattctcgaattaatcatgaaaattgtgcctaattatccaacttcAAATGTTGaattagaaaaaagaaaaaaaatgagacCAGCCATGAGTCCTGGCTCTTTATAGAAGAAAACTCCGCAAGTACCCGTCAATCCTAAGGATTCGAACCCAGGCAGGCAGCTGTGCTAACCAACAGGTCTACGCCATGTTCTCGACTGTCGAATTAGCATAGACATCTCGCCTAAATTCGTCACATACCCCATAAAGATCCACATTCATCTCTACAAGCCTGTCACCTAGCAGCACGTCGATCTCTAGCTCTCCATCTCGCCCTCATCATCCAGGCCCCATGAGTTCTCCAATGCTTGGTACAATGTCGTTTGCGTGGTCTCGCTTGTGGTAAAATGGATTCCTTGAAGAAGAAACAATAGAAGATTAAGATGAAATGATCGGCTATGTTATTTCTTATGAATTTGTACTTTCACAGCCATCTTTTATTGGCTTTAAACTTGTACTAGACCATATTTATTAGTAgaactttgcaaaaaaaaatattaGTAAATTTTTGTGTTTTTCCTATTCGCGTGAACCAAACAATCTGGTGACTGCCCAACCTAAGTTGCTACCGCCAGTACCACTGGTAATCCGTCCAGGAAATGTATGAACCGATGCATGCAGATTAATCTTCTAAGTAGTTGGCTTGAATGCTCTTAGGATTAGGTACAACCCGCTACCTGATTAGATGGCCTAATTTTGATCAAAGAAAAAAATGATTGGTTGATCTATTCCAAAGGCATTTGTCTTAGCACGGCTCGGCTCATTTAACTCGTGCTGACGAGCGGAGGATCATACTTATGCAACAGTGAGAAGAGTGTCCCTTGTGTGGATGGGCTATAGCCTATAAGTAGCTGGTTTTCTATTTAAAAATGAAAATAtagtttgaagtttcaaaaatatctgaaaataaatctagatGTAACTAGGGATATATATACTACAAGTGTGTAAAATTTAATGAGAAGTACATTATACTCTGGTCTACACAGAAATGACGAAACTATAGATCTAAGGATAGTGAACAATACACATTTTCAAAATCCCTAAAATTGTCAGTTTATACTTTTGTGTAGTCCAGAGTATGAAAAAAATTGTATTGAAACTTTACACGCTTGCAGGATACGTACTTACCTGCAACAAAAtttgttttaaaaatatttgAAACCATGAAATGCCATTTTTATATTTATTGTTTTAGAACGAGTTATGTATAGCCCGAGTTCCAAATTGAGTTTCTATGGTCCATCTCCCACCAAACTAACAAACTATGAGTAAACTTTTGTCTCGCCCCTTGCTATGCATGAATGAGCAATATGAGCTTTCTGATTTGTACTAAATAGTATTTAATTAAATATATATGGGCTAACCTAAAATACAGTAATTGGTCaagtacatagccatttcacattAATTAAATCTGGTTGCTCGACTATATTGTAAAACTGAATTAAAATTTGCATGTTCTTCTTAGAAAAATGTAAGTCAAATGTGTCATAGATTAcatggtggtggggggggggggggcaatagCCCGTCTTCCACGCCCTAAGTGTATTTCTTTGTCTTCGTCGTACCAAAAGTTTAAATTGTCCTCTGCCACTCGTGCGTGCATGGCTCCGCATCAGCTAGATCTCATGAACAACCCGGTGAAGGCGAGTATTGCAACTTCTCTGGAGCATCTTTCCATCGCAGCGCTGCAGCGAGCAGCCGCGAGGCGGTCGCTTGCTGCAGCATCCGCTGAACATTGGCATGCTTGATCGCATCGGTGGACTTCTCCATCTCCACTCACTGGCATTGGCGGAGGACCCCATAGGACTAGGCCCGGTGATCGCCCGACCTAAGTTGCTACCGCTAGCCATAAGCtttggatggaggtagtacatgcATACCTAGACAAAACTGAACTAATTAGTTTTGAGGTCTATGCATAGCTAGTGTTtatggtgcaaaaggctaagagcatccactatgttGTCCATAAGACATATGCACTATATGCATAAGTCTGTCTCATACAGTAATCCAATATCACCGCAGAGAGATCCAGTGACTTCACTAAGATAAGTCACCATGCGACTTCACATACATGAGCCATTTGATCAAGATCCAACACACAAGTTTGAACCAAATTTTTGAACTTAAAACTAAATCAAATTTTCAAATGGACTGGAGCTTTCCTAGAATCTCAAGGGAAGGTATATGTTTTACTGTAATGTTTTCAATTTTttctaagcaacttaaattttgaCTTCAAATTTTGGATCAACCGTGAGCGTTGGATCTTGATCTGATGGCTCATGTAGGTAAATACGCATGGTAACTTCTCTTAGGTAAAGTCACTGGATGGTCtgtttttgctattcatatgccgaCTGAGCCTTTACTCAAAATGTGGATCAAAACTaaggctgatgaggctgctgccaatatgttttttttttgacccACTATGTTTTTTTATGCCACCCCATCTTCTAAATACCTCTAGTCAACatccacaaaaaaaaaattaatttttttttcacttacaaatttgaattttgtgaAGTGGTATCATGTTATCACTTGATATTTTCCCCTAGCAGCACGTCGAGCTCAGCCGACCCGGCCCCTCCGCTAGCTGCCTAGCTCTCAAGCTCGACCTCGTCATCCAAGGCTCCAGGCCCCATCAGTTCTCCAATGGCGGCACGGCCAAATCCCAGCACTCCATCACACTTACCAGTCACTACTCCGGATGGTTCTCCACGAGTAGTAAAACATTACCGGGTACAAAAAGTCGCCAGCTGGTGCCAAAATTTTCCGTTCTTTCCGTTTCTTTTCAGTGCCAGTTCACGCGTTGATGTGATCATACGAGCAAAGTGGCATGCAATTACCAAGGCCTAGTGGCCGATGGAGTTAGCAAGTCGCTGTACGTACCTGCTTGTAACGGCATATTACCATCGACCTAGATGGCTAGATCTAGTCAGTCAGGGACGCGAGGTCTCCTTAATCTACTGTTCGTGTCGCTCTCTTCGGCCCGCAGGCCTATGCTTCGGGCCGGGCCGGCGGCTTGGCCCGGCGAAGTCAATATGGGGTGATTATTCACTAATTAATCGCCGTTTAATTAAGCTCGGTTTGTCCCatggtgtgcctatataagtcacTGCTTCGTTGCTTTACAGAAGTGTACAAGCCTCCTAGCTAGCAAGTTGCAAATTAAGGAGTGGTATAGCCGGTTCTTGCTTACTTCAATCTGCTTTTGCTTGGGTTGCCGGGAGTACCGAgggaagaaaatatgaaggtaaGATCCTGGTTCCAACTTCCGCGCAAAGAAAAAATTGATAGGATTCCATTCTTGCTCTCTTACTCTACAGGATTTGCGATCAATTAGTTATTTTGTGACACAAAATGggtgatatatatagttttgtgcaTCCTTCCATTAGTCACTAATATTTCGTGCATGATTTGAAACGCTTGTGCAGACGCAGATGGTCATCAGGATCCACGTCAACTCCGACAAGGCCTATTCCAAAGCTATCAAGGTGGCTGCTGGGGTCACCGGTAAGGATGCAGCTAGTTCTCGGTTGATCCAGAGAACTAATTTAATTTTCGGCCACTCAATTTATGCTGGTCGGCTAGTTAGCCTCTGCTTGAACCAGTAGCTGAACTGCATGTTGACTAACTTGCGGCCGGCATGAACCGATATGATTCAGGGGTGCAGTCTGTAACGATCGCGGGAGAGGATAAGAACCTGCTGCTGGTGATCGGCGTCGGGATCGACTCCAACCGCATCACCGAGAAGCTGCGCCGCAAGGTCGGCCCCGCCGAGGTGGTGGAGCTACGCACCGTCGACCACCACGACGGATCAAACCACCACGGCAACCACCACCAGCCTTACCGCCACCACCCGAACCAGAGCCTGTACAAGCACGAGGCTGCGCGCGACCTCCATTACTACACCGGGGGCTACCAGAACGCGGCCGGGGCGTACGGGCAGGACTACTACGGCTACGGCGGTGGCTACCAGCAGGGCCAGCAGTACAAGCAGCACGACTACTATGCCTATGCGCCGACTCCGGGGAACACCCACACGGTGGTGCACCACGGCCACAACGGCTACTCCGATGACAGCTGCTCCATCATGTAGCAACAGCGACGTACAAGGTATATATACCGTGTGGTGACGACTGGAGAATCGATTGCTGGTGTGTGCGCCAGCACTCAGCAGTACGTTCCAAATCCATGTAAATACTGTACAGCAGCTCAGCACGAAAATCATAGTCTACATATACGTGGGCGTCCCGGGCTTATCTTGGACGCCCAACGTACTTTGAGATTCGTGCACGTTTTTACATAAAACACCACAGCAGTAAACTCATCTATCATTTGCAGGCCCCTCCTATTTGCAAAAGAAACCTTCCTATGCTAGGCATACTCACGGACGTTGGCCATGGCAGTTCACAAGATTGCCATGCCTTATTATAAGGACCTCAACCTCAACCTGCGCGCGTTTCATGATTGTGTCTGTGAATATACGTAGCTCCCAAACGTTCCAACTATGTACGTTGTGAAATGTATGCTAAGTTCTACTCTCTTATTAGAACAGAAGAAGTAGAATCTGTAATTATAAGATGAACAATGCTTcccggaaaaccaaaactgatcccggatgcatatgcacccggtatgtataaaacatatttcaaaaagttaaagaatttagaaaaaaaaaatcgtaTGTAGAGAGATATGTTTTATGTGCGCACGTAATGTTTCACATAAAACCGCATTTCTCTTAGATTTATAGTTGTATCTTTGAGTAAAGTGCATAGTATTTTCGTTTGCAGTATAAGTGCATATTATGTACCAGGCTGGAGAGTTAGGATTACACCAAACTCTCAAACCGAGAAGATCTTTTTTGATAAAATAAAATCCGTTTTTATTAACTCAAACGTTCCCATAAGGCGGTAAAAGTCAAAAGAGTGACTCCTTCAGAGAGTGAAATAAAGCCAATCACAGTACTAATGAAGAAAAAGAAGACAGTTTCAGCacttgcttccgatgaaaatgatATCAGCTCACATGATAATAATTATAGTCGTGAAGATCAATCTGCCCACGATGAGATAGCAGCAGCTCCCTCCATCCCGATTAAATCGACGTGATTGGTGTCTCTTGAATGGTTAGCATCGTTGATTGGTTCGCCCGAATATGAGATGATATCAGCTGAGATGATGTGATTATTGGCTCTAGTGGCTTGAGCCGAACGACTTAGCCGAATCAGGGTGATGACAAAATCTACTTACTACTCAGTTTCACTCCCTATTTGTCCAATCTACCGGGAACAGACCTTCGATGATGTCAGCATCCTCTCCACATCTAGAGGGTGGGTGCCGAAAAGGAAAGAATGATGTATTTTCGAGAAATCTTAGCTTGGTAGGCCTCGGCAAGAATGATGTATTTTCGAGAAATCTTAGCTTGGTAGGCCTTGCTCTAGTTCTATCCTAACGTTTGACTTGTTTGGGCCTTCTTGCTTCCTTCTTACTTATATGGAGAGGGCTTCAAATGATAAAGACCGACCAAAAACTTATTCTTTCCTTTAGTAGAAGGGAATTCACCTGAGCAATATTTTTCTAAATGTACTCGAAAGTGTGGATTCTTTAGTCCAATTAAATCTATGTTTGCAGAAAGAAGTATCCCACAAGAGAGCTAATGGTTCGGGTAGACTCGATGGAAGAGGGGGGGGGGAGGATATGTTAAATGTGTTCAATTGAGTTGATGTGAATTGTGTGGTCCCGTATGGTCCTCCAATAAGGATTGAGTTGTTAAATACCGGTCACCCTACACTCTAAATTTTATGGATCACAATGAGAATTTTGTGATCCCATCCCCTCCTCCAGTTTGCTTcttgctcccccccccccccccaattctTACCCCTAATTTGTACCACCCTTTTGCTACCTCTATCCCACATTGACTGGGTCGTCATATGTTTCCATTGGTACGAGAGGTTTATGGACTTTTTTAGTTCGGGTTGGTACGAGAGGTTTATGGATTGTTTGGTTCGGGTTAATTTTATAGAAAAATGTCCTATAGAGACCTTTTTTAGTTTGTATGATTTGAAACCATGGGATTTTTTTCATATTAAATTTTCACTTAGGTTCAACCCATGGATAATTTGATTTGTTTGTATAATATCTATGGTGTGCACACAGCCTTTCagaaattgatttttttttggttttcctgcaatgcaaccaaacaacatgTAACCTACATCATGTGTTTTCAAATCCTACAGAATTGAACATGCCATAACATTTTATTTCTAGCTTTTTCCTATTTCCACTTTTTGGAAACTCTACAAACAAAACATGCCCTTAGAGGAATTTTTTGCAAGTTTATCTTGTGTTGGAGCATATGTGTATCTTTTCTACATACTCTATATTATGCCTAATGTGTGTGTGTTGGCTAGTGATGTTTCAGCCTTTTAGTTAGGTTGTAGCTTCATCTATGGCGCCATGTTGCTTTTGCATAGAGAAGGAGATGGTTCAAGTTTTTTTTCAAGCATCCTATCCCCCTCTCGGTACATAACGAAATGGCATACAAAATTACTTTAAAAATCAATCTTTCTAAATTTGACCAAGTACATACAAAAACATATGCAAATCTACCATAtctaatatttttttttgaaagtaaaaGCTTGCATATTACAAACGGGCGCTAATCTCTCGGATAAAATTGTTCATACTCTTAGCACCCTCAAGGACCCAAGCCCTGCTCCATCTATTATCTTCGCGAGAAGGGTAGAAGGGGGCGTGTTTTTTTGCAGAGATCACTCATGTTGCTTTCATTCCAAATTCCCCATGAAGCAAGAAGAGTGATGGAATCCGAATCTTCGTGTTTAATCATGAAGGACCACCACTCGTAGATGGGCTGCGTTTCCAAAGTGTTGGTATCCACGAAATTAAGTCCGAGCCAACTTTTGATAATGCCTCAAGGCCTTCTTGTGAAAGAACAATGGAGAATGAGGTGGTCAATGGATTCCGGGGCGCGCTTGCAAAGTGAATAAATACCACAATTTGGTCACCTCTATTAGCTAGACTGTCAGCTGTCCAAAGTCTATTTTGAATAGCATGCGAAGAACTTGAGTTTTGGAGGGGCCCAAATTTTCAAAACCGAGGAACTAAGCGGTGAAGATGTAGCTCCATTAAATTGTGTCTTGTATGCGtactttgaaggagatatgccctagaggcaataataaagtgattattatatatctttatgtttatgataaatgtttatataccatgctataattgtattaatcgaaacattagtacatgtgtgatatgtaaacaacaaagagtccctagtatgcctcttaactagcttgttgattaatggatgattagtttcataatcatgaacattggatgttattaataacaaggttatatcattgtatgaatgatgtaatggacacacccaactaagcgtagcataagatcacgtcattaagttatttgctataagctttcgatacatagttacctagtccttatgaccatgagatcatgtaaatcacttataccggaaaggtactttgattacatcaaacgccactctgcgtaaatgggtggttataaaggtgggattaagtatccggaaagtatgagttgaggcatatggatcaacggtgggatttgtccatcccgatgacggatagatatactctgggccctctcggtggaatgtcatctaatgtcttgcaagcatatgaataagttcataagagaccatataccacggtacgagtaaagagtacttgtcaggagacgaggttgaacaaggtatagagtgataccgatgatcaaacctcggacaagtaaaatatcgcgtgacaaagggaattggtatcgtatgtgaatggttcattcgatcactaaagtcatcgttgaatatgtgggagccattatggatctccagatcccgctattggttattggtcggagagagtactcaaccatgtctgcatagttcacgaaccgtagggtgacacagttaaagttggatgttgaaatggtagaacttgaatatggaatggagttcgaatatttgttcggagtcccggatgagaacccggacatcacaaggagctccggaatggtccggagaataagattcatatataggaagtcattttataagatttaaaatgatccggaaggttctatggaatgttctagaaggttctagaaaagtccggaagaaaccactttggaaggcggagtcccgaagggactccacctccatggccggccaaccctagaggggaggagtcccaagtggactcccctaagggggccggccaccccctcatggaagggggaatcccaccccaagtgggattcccaccttgggtaggtttccctatgacatggaaggttttgggttcgggtcttattcggaaacttgtagtccaacactaggggcttccacctatataatgagggccaaggggagggggccggccaccccaacaaccacaaggtggccgcacccctcaagtggccggcgcccccctctccccaaaccctagccgccccgctcctctgcttcccgcacgcttagcgaagctccgccgggtttctccaccaccaccgacaccacgccgtcgtgctgtcggattcaagaggagctactactttcgctgcccgctggaacggg includes these proteins:
- the LOC124671905 gene encoding disease resistance protein RGA5-like, yielding MKTQMVIRIHVNSDKAYSKAIKVAAGVTGVQSVTIAGEDKNLLLVIGVGIDSNRITEKLRRKVGPAEVVELRTVDHHDGSNHHGNHHQPYRHHPNQSLYKHEAARDLHYYTGGYQNAAGAYGQDYYGYGGGYQQGQQYKQHDYYAYAPTPGNTHTVVHHGHNGYSDDSCSIM